The genomic window ACTGACCACGGCGCTGGAGCTGGGCAAATCGCTGGGCACCCTCGAAAAGATCAAGTCCGGCGTGTTGGATCGGGAGGACTCCGGGGTGGCCCGGGCCGCCATGCAGGAAGCCGTTTTCCAGTCGGCGCTGATCTCGCTCCGGGAACACTGTGCAAAGTCCCCGCTGGCGTTCCAATACTGCGTCGGCATCATTGAACGGGACATGCTGTCGGAAGAGGCACAGGAAACCCTGACCCTCCTGCTCGAATCCATCGCCCGCGAGAAAAGAAGTCCAGACAGATAACCCCTTAACCACAGCAATTTCTGCGCGTTGTTCTTTGCGGGATAAACAAGATGCCCATTCTGTTTATCCTGTAATCCCGTCTAAAATTTTGTCAAATACAGCAACTATTCCTGTCGATTGGATTCGTTGTTTTCCTACATTCGTTGCTAACATTCCGCATGTTCCATGATGAGCCAAGCAATTCCCGCTCTACGGGTTCACAACCCGAAGCACGTTGCCGGCGGTCGCCTTGATGCGGTAAAAGCCTTCCTGCTGCGACTCCGGCACCACCTCGACATTGTTGGTTCCGCCGCTTCCGCCGAAACGCTTCAGCACGTTCCATTCGTTGGTCAACGACGGTGTGTATTCAACCCAATAGACGCGGCCGGACGCCGTTCCGACCGACAGCATGCTGTGCAGCATGCCGCCGTCCAGCCAATTGCTGGTTCCCCAGCCAAATCGACTGCCCGCATCGTCCGGGCGGGTGCCGAAAACATATTCCGCATAATCGGAATAGCCGTCGCTGTCGGCGTCCGCAACCGTATTGCTGACCGATGCATTCAACGAATAAAGCTGTTCCCAATCATCCGGTAGGCCGTCGCCATCGGAATCTTTCGAGAATGGAGCGCTGTCAGACATATCGTTCACGCCATCGCCGTCCGCATCGTTCAACGCCGGATCATCCACCACTATCTCCGCCTTGATGCGGTAATATTGGTTTTCGAATGCCGCCGCATCCGGATCGATCAGCAGCATATTGGTGCCCGTTCCAAAAAACCGCACCAACTCCACCCAATTGGATGTTGTCAGATCGTCCGTTCCTTCGATGGCATACCACCGCTTTTCGCACGACCGCACATCCAGCTTCATGCCGCCTTCCAGCATCCGGCACTCCAGCACCCGCCCATCCAAACCATTCGTCGGACTGGTGCCAAAAACATATTCCATAAAATTGCTCTGACCATCACCATCCGGATCCGCATCGCGCCCCATCTGCGTCGCGGAATATCCGCTTCCGGCGAAAGCTATGGACTGCCATGTAACATAGGGATCAAGAGCGGGAATCATCTCACACGGATATCCCTTCCACGTCGGTGTGGTGAATCCTTCCGCGCCTTCATAAAAACAGACCTTGAAACCGGATGCTGCGCCATCAAACACACTCGAACCAAACTCTGTCGGCGCATCCCCAGTAAAGGTCGCGTTCGTCAGGCTGTCACAACTTAAAAATGCACCGTAGCCGACGTTGGTTACACTAGAACCAACGATCACGCTCATTAGGCTGACGCAATCTCTAAACACAAAGCTGCGGAAAGAGGTAACACTGTCGGGAATAATGATGCTCTCAAGACTGGTGCACCTTTGAAACGCATCGGAGCCGATGCAGGCGACACTGTCTGGAATGATGACATTTGTTAGGTTAGTGCAAAACTGAAACGTGCTATCACTAATGGCGGTGAGACTAGCCTCGATCATGACGTTCGCAAGGCTATCGCATCCACTGAACGCATATTCGCCAAGTTTGGTGACACTGGCGGGAATGGTGACACTCGTTAGACCGTCGCATCCACTGAACGCATATTCGCCAAGACTGGTTACGCTGGAGGGAATGGTAACGTCCATCAGATTGTTGCAGCCATAAAACGCACTGCGGCCAATGGTGGATACGCTATCGGCGATGTTAATGGACGAAAGGCTGTCGCAGTTGGAAAACGCTCTCTCTCCGATATGGGTAACGCTGGGGGGAATCATATAGCTCGTGTCGCTGATTCCGGCAGGATAGCCGATGAGCTCATCCCGGTTTTTGCTGAATAAAACGCCGTCCACACTGCAGTAAGCTGGATTGGCCGCATCGACACTAATATGCATAAGGCTGGAGCAAGAGTTAAAGGGGTTATATCCAATGGTCGTGACACTATCGGGAATGGACACGCTTGTCAGACTCCAGCACTCGCCAAACGCTTCATTACCGATGTTCGTGACGCTAGTTCCAATCATGATGTTCGTCAGGCCAACAGAGTAGAAAAACGCCCACTCACCGATAGTCGTGACGCTATCGGGAATGATGACATTCGTCAGATTATCGCAACCGGAAAATGCATCTCTACCAATAGTGATAACGCCGGAGGGGATGGTCACGTCTGTCAGACGATAGCAACAAAAAAACGCACTGTTTCCGATCGCTGTGACCGGATACCCTTCAATGGTGGAAGGAATGGCCAGCGATCCCAAAGTACTCCAATCGCAGTCCATAATGGTGACTTCACCATCGGTTATGCTCCATTCCAGCACGGACAATGCATCCAGAATGGGAACCAGCATTTCGCAGGGATAGCCATTCCACTCCGGTGACGTGAATCCTTCTGCCTCTGCACCATATTGAATAGTAAAACTGGTTGGGGTGCCCGCAAATACATTAGCTCCAAAGGAACTCGGCGCATCACCGGCAAAGGTCGCGTTCGTCAAGCTGGAACAATAACTGAAAGCGGAATCGCCAATGTTGGTGACGCTGGCAGGGATCGTCACACCGGTCAGATCATCACAATGGCGAAACGCCCAGTCGCTAAGGCTTGTAACCGGATAACCTTCAATGGCAGAGGGGATGACGAACGAACCGGACGCACTGGCATCGCAGTCCGTGATGGTTACCTCACCATTGGAAATGCTGTATAGCACCTCGCCAACAGGCTGATTGAAGGCCCAAAGAATTGGATAGTCGCCATTCATTGCCCAGATCTCAACAAAATCCCAGCCAACGAACGTGCCAGGCCATTGCATATCGGCCGTCGACCGAGCATTGCCCCCATCGCTAACATTAAGCCCCGAAAGCTCCGCATCCCAAAAACAGTTAGCAATAGTATCCCCCGATCTTCCGCAAAATCCTCCATTGCCATCGCCACCAGAAGCCGTACCGGTCGAGTAACAGTTTTCTATCCTTGCCTTGCTGTAATAATTTACACCGCAGAAACCTCCAACATAATCATTGTTACCAGCCACTACCCCCTGAGCATCACCAGTAGCGTAGCAGTTTAATATGGTAGAAGCAGACGACGTTGTTGCCTCGTTTTTTCCGCAAAATCCTCCGGCAGCCTGTCCTCCCCGCACAGATCCCGTGGCGAATGAATTCCTGATCATTCCATGGTAGTTATATCCACAAAGACCTCCGGCGGATAGCATCCCCCAATAACCATCATAATAAACCGACCCCGATGCGAAACAGTATTCGATTGTCCCCAAATTCCACCCGCAAAGGCCGCCGACATGTGTCTTATAGCCACCCTTCACCGAACAGGTTGCAGAGCACCCGGCAATCCAACCATAATTCTCGCCACAAATCCCTCCCACATGTCTCGTCGATGTACTGGAAGAAGAGTAGCGAACTTCTCCGTCCCCAACATGACAGTTCACAATCTGACCATAATTAAACGCACATATCCCCCCTCCGTTTGCAGAACTTGTAAAATCGATGGCTTCTACGCCCAGGTTTCTGACGGTTGCGTCATAATAGATAGAGCCGAATATTCCGCCGAGCGTGTCACGAAGGGTAACATTGCGAAGTACATGCCCACCGCCCTCAAAGACACCCTCGAACCGGGAAGCACCTGTGCCAATGGGAGTCCAGTAACGTCCCGAAAGATCGATGTCAGCAGTTAGTCGAGTATAATTACCCTCGCCCCAATAAGCCTCGTTAGAAGCATACGCTAAAAGGTCGTCCCGATCCTCGATCAGGAATGGATTACCTATCGTACCGTAACCGGGTATATTTCCGTTAGCTGCATTCGCCTCCATGTAAGATGATAGCACCACCAAACTGCAAATCATTTTCCAGATATTCATTTCTCTTTCTCCAATTAGTGATACTCCCTCGGGGCAAGCCCCGGGGCATCTTAGCTCAG from Pontiella desulfatans includes these protein-coding regions:
- a CDS encoding leucine-rich repeat domain-containing protein; translation: MNIWKMICSLVVLSSYMEANAANGNIPGYGTIGNPFLIEDRDDLLAYASNEAYWGEGNYTRLTADIDLSGRYWTPIGTGASRFEGVFEGGGHVLRNVTLRDTLGGIFGSIYYDATVRNLGVEAIDFTSSANGGGICAFNYGQIVNCHVGDGEVRYSSSSTSTRHVGGICGENYGWIAGCSATCSVKGGYKTHVGGLCGWNLGTIEYCFASGSVYYDGYWGMLSAGGLCGYNYHGMIRNSFATGSVRGGQAAGGFCGKNEATTSSASTILNCYATGDAQGVVAGNNDYVGGFCGVNYYSKARIENCYSTGTASGGDGNGGFCGRSGDTIANCFWDAELSGLNVSDGGNARSTADMQWPGTFVGWDFVEIWAMNGDYPILWAFNQPVGEVLYSISNGEVTITDCDASASGSFVIPSAIEGYPVTSLSDWAFRHCDDLTGVTIPASVTNIGDSAFSYCSSLTNATFAGDAPSSFGANVFAGTPTSFTIQYGAEAEGFTSPEWNGYPCEMLVPILDALSVLEWSITDGEVTIMDCDWSTLGSLAIPSTIEGYPVTAIGNSAFFCCYRLTDVTIPSGVITIGRDAFSGCDNLTNVIIPDSVTTIGEWAFFYSVGLTNIMIGTSVTNIGNEAFGECWSLTSVSIPDSVTTIGYNPFNSCSSLMHISVDAANPAYCSVDGVLFSKNRDELIGYPAGISDTSYMIPPSVTHIGERAFSNCDSLSSINIADSVSTIGRSAFYGCNNLMDVTIPSSVTSLGEYAFSGCDGLTSVTIPASVTKLGEYAFSGCDSLANVMIEASLTAISDSTFQFCTNLTNVIIPDSVACIGSDAFQRCTSLESIIIPDSVTSFRSFVFRDCVSLMSVIVGSSVTNVGYGAFLSCDSLTNATFTGDAPTEFGSSVFDGAASGFKVCFYEGAEGFTTPTWKGYPCEMIPALDPYVTWQSIAFAGSGYSATQMGRDADPDGDGQSNFMEYVFGTSPTNGLDGRVLECRMLEGGMKLDVRSCEKRWYAIEGTDDLTTSNWVELVRFFGTGTNMLLIDPDAAAFENQYYRIKAEIVVDDPALNDADGDGVNDMSDSAPFSKDSDGDGLPDDWEQLYSLNASVSNTVADADSDGYSDYAEYVFGTRPDDAGSRFGWGTSNWLDGGMLHSMLSVGTASGRVYWVEYTPSLTNEWNVLKRFGGSGGTNNVEVVPESQQEGFYRIKATAGNVLRVVNP